The following proteins are encoded in a genomic region of Sorangiineae bacterium MSr12523:
- a CDS encoding SDR family oxidoreductase: MGWIARTSATVTWTALMAARWLRGPREDFHGKVVVITGGSRGLGLELARCFASEGARVAVCGRDERSVQRAADELREGGHEAMGVPCDVRRRDDVKALIETVVQRWGGIDVLVNNAGIIQTGPAMCMTLEDFREAMDTHFWGALYTIVAALPAMRARGGGRVVNISSIGGLVAVPHLLPYVASKFALAGFSAGLRTELAQENIRVTTVFPGLMRTGSPRNASFKGDHRAEYAWFSISDSLPGITIGSERAARQIMEACRRGDPELVLTWVAKCLAKVHGLFPSATSDVLRLVNRILPSAGGIRARAMRGSESESMWSPSWLTALSQRAEIRNHQVDK; encoded by the coding sequence ATGGGATGGATCGCGCGCACCTCTGCCACAGTCACATGGACGGCCTTGATGGCCGCGCGCTGGTTGCGCGGCCCACGTGAAGACTTTCACGGCAAGGTCGTGGTCATCACGGGTGGCTCGCGCGGCCTCGGCCTGGAGCTCGCCCGATGCTTCGCGTCCGAAGGCGCACGCGTGGCCGTGTGCGGGCGCGACGAACGAAGCGTGCAACGCGCCGCAGACGAGCTCCGCGAGGGCGGGCACGAAGCCATGGGTGTCCCCTGCGACGTGCGCCGCCGGGATGACGTGAAGGCCCTCATCGAGACCGTCGTGCAGCGGTGGGGAGGCATCGACGTACTCGTCAACAACGCGGGCATCATCCAGACGGGTCCCGCGATGTGCATGACCCTCGAGGACTTTCGCGAAGCGATGGACACCCACTTCTGGGGCGCGCTCTACACCATCGTGGCCGCCCTTCCCGCGATGCGCGCGCGCGGCGGCGGGCGCGTGGTCAACATCAGCTCGATCGGTGGCCTCGTGGCCGTGCCGCACCTCTTGCCGTATGTGGCGAGCAAATTCGCGCTCGCCGGGTTCTCGGCCGGGCTGCGCACCGAGCTGGCGCAGGAGAACATCCGCGTCACCACCGTCTTTCCGGGTCTGATGCGCACGGGAAGCCCGCGCAATGCCTCGTTCAAGGGAGACCATCGCGCGGAGTACGCGTGGTTCAGCATTTCGGACTCACTGCCCGGCATCACCATCGGCTCGGAGCGCGCGGCGCGTCAGATCATGGAGGCGTGCCGGCGCGGCGATCCCGAGCTGGTGCTCACATGGGTGGCCAAGTGCCTCGCCAAGGTCCATGGCCTCTTTCCGAGCGCCACGTCGGACGTACTCCGCTTGGTGAACCGAATCCTTCCGTCCGCCGGCGGCATCCGCGCCCGTGCGATGCGCGGCTCGGAGAGCGAATCCATGTGGTCGCCCTCCTGGCTCACCGCGCTCTCGCAGCGCGCAGAGATCCGGAACCATCAAGTGGACAAGTGA
- a CDS encoding DUF1440 domain-containing protein, giving the protein MTFQRIADDTVQGSVAGLIATVPMTLSMKILHRLLPLHERHPLPPRWITMRALKMLGRSPPRVPFARKALTLAAHFSYGAAAGVVYRYANRRALHPGSGSGIAYGLAVWAGSYLGILPAIGLLAPPKRHSLRRNALMIASHVVWGWALGEVTRRMEGLPRAPRRIASWDGSRAPLPQSHGRP; this is encoded by the coding sequence ATGACCTTCCAACGCATCGCCGACGACACGGTTCAGGGCAGCGTTGCCGGCCTGATCGCCACCGTCCCCATGACGCTGTCGATGAAGATCCTGCATCGCTTGCTGCCACTGCACGAGCGGCATCCGCTCCCTCCGCGCTGGATCACGATGAGGGCGCTCAAGATGCTCGGGCGGAGCCCGCCCCGCGTACCGTTTGCCCGAAAGGCCCTCACGTTGGCCGCGCACTTCTCGTACGGCGCCGCGGCGGGCGTCGTGTATCGCTATGCGAACCGTCGGGCACTGCACCCCGGCTCGGGCAGCGGCATCGCCTATGGCCTCGCCGTATGGGCCGGCAGCTACTTGGGCATCTTGCCCGCCATAGGATTGCTCGCACCGCCGAAGCGACACAGCCTGCGCCGCAACGCGCTCATGATCGCTTCCCACGTCGTCTGGGGATGGGCCCTGGGCGAAGTCACCCGCCGCATGGAAGGACTGCCTCGAGCCCCAAGGAGAATCGCATCATGGGATGGATCGCGCGCACCTCTGCCACAGTCACATGGACGGCCTTGA